A single Fibrobacter sp. DNA region contains:
- a CDS encoding cyclic nucleotide-binding domain-containing protein — MKTVDSRQHIIPPNRIHVKAGFVVYTPDSDERSIVILNDGELAARNKDNHNEIVFTMHPGDLVGVAALLEREPFHHELVATKDSTITIVNEECMESELHRLPVWLLAVIKTLSAKTRKLKYAARQSNVQNTLKSLAEYCSHKPAKTPQSLTEMIQEYAWLTRIPSDSVQEDFKSLIRRHLLQLTKIDGRAICKIPDPFLLKIFIDYLTSVEKCETFAPYKLTLYQKKVLVFLSTMDAGVKKDGPGWLAFIKQNDPKADVTEWIHLVKLGWFKPVDEDNFAVDTNKVTYFLKALRYETNIRGVV; from the coding sequence GCGACGAACGGAGTATCGTCATCCTGAACGACGGGGAACTGGCAGCTCGCAACAAAGACAATCACAACGAAATTGTTTTCACCATGCATCCAGGTGACCTCGTAGGTGTGGCCGCCCTCTTGGAGCGTGAGCCTTTCCATCACGAACTTGTGGCTACCAAGGATTCCACCATCACCATCGTCAACGAAGAGTGCATGGAATCCGAACTGCATCGTCTGCCGGTATGGCTTCTTGCCGTTATCAAGACCCTTTCTGCAAAGACCCGTAAGCTGAAGTATGCAGCCCGCCAGTCCAACGTGCAGAACACCTTGAAGAGCCTGGCAGAGTACTGCAGCCACAAGCCAGCAAAGACTCCGCAGTCTCTCACCGAGATGATCCAGGAATACGCCTGGCTTACACGCATCCCCAGCGACTCCGTGCAAGAGGATTTCAAGTCCCTCATCCGCAGGCACCTGCTGCAGCTTACGAAAATCGACGGCCGTGCGATTTGCAAAATCCCCGACCCGTTCCTCCTGAAAATTTTCATCGACTACCTGACTTCTGTGGAGAAGTGCGAAACCTTCGCACCCTACAAGCTGACGCTTTACCAGAAAAAGGTTCTGGTGTTCCTGTCCACCATGGACGCTGGCGTCAAGAAGGATGGTCCGGGGTGGCTTGCCTTCATAAAGCAGAACGACCCCAAGGCCGATGTAACAGAATGGATTCACCTGGTCAAGTTGGGTTGGTTCAAGCCCGTAGATGAAGACAACTTCGCTGTCGATACAAACAAAGTAACATACTTCTTGAAAGCCCTGCGCTACGAGACCAACATTCGGGGGGTCGTATAA